From a region of the Lactobacillus sp. CBA3606 genome:
- a CDS encoding relaxase/mobilization nuclease domain-containing protein has protein sequence MATTHIKRSTSASRLVNYAEKRAIKKDGLNLDIQYAKSEFKQVRAVYGNPGKTQAYASRIAFSPLEFNPQDPHDQTTVLAVAKEVYAKAYPNQQVALYEHADTDSLHVHAVIGAINLETGQKMHGNWHQYRDHLVHITDQVCQEHGLMVTRPDPNRHEKRSMAEIKLRAKQQPTWKDQIRQAVDHTMQNPLIRDFQAFQDDLKQQAVKVWERGKNLTYQLLGTNYKSRGTKLGLDYEKETIFNELASRQNQTRTNQQPERTVDPTIDPAQSDHSRTPELPGHSDSTASHSQNVPRSTTSSDRTDRPTSQPTVSDDLKQLRQQQRQLAGPIKTDLTKRLRSIPKADQPDQSGKSDRAQTNSNRTSQKQPAPQPTQRPSEPDHSRDDGPSR, from the coding sequence ATGGCAACAACTCACATAAAACGTTCCACCAGTGCATCTAGGTTAGTCAATTACGCTGAAAAACGAGCCATCAAAAAAGATGGCCTCAATTTAGATATTCAGTACGCTAAAAGCGAATTTAAACAAGTGCGGGCCGTCTATGGCAATCCTGGTAAAACCCAAGCGTATGCCAGCCGGATTGCCTTTAGCCCGTTGGAATTTAATCCGCAAGATCCTCATGATCAGACAACGGTTTTAGCCGTTGCCAAAGAGGTTTATGCCAAAGCCTATCCCAATCAACAGGTGGCCCTTTATGAACATGCCGATACCGATTCGTTACACGTCCATGCCGTCATTGGCGCGATTAACCTGGAAACCGGGCAAAAAATGCACGGTAATTGGCACCAATATCGCGATCACTTAGTCCACATCACGGATCAAGTGTGCCAGGAACATGGCTTAATGGTCACCCGGCCCGATCCTAACCGTCACGAGAAACGCTCAATGGCCGAAATTAAGCTCCGGGCTAAACAGCAGCCCACTTGGAAAGATCAAATCCGCCAAGCCGTCGATCACACCATGCAGAACCCCCTGATTCGCGATTTTCAGGCCTTTCAGGACGACTTGAAACAACAGGCAGTTAAAGTATGGGAACGGGGCAAAAATCTCACCTATCAGCTATTAGGGACCAATTACAAGTCTCGGGGAACCAAACTCGGGCTTGATTATGAAAAGGAGACGATTTTTAATGAGTTGGCAAGCCGACAAAACCAAACAAGAACCAACCAGCAACCAGAACGAACCGTTGACCCAACAATTGACCCAGCTCAATCAGACCATAGCCGAACTCCGGAATTACCAGGGCACTCAGATTCAACTGCAAGCCACAGCCAAAACGTCCCTCGATCAACAACTTCATCAGATCGAACAGACCGCCCAACAAGTCAACCAACAGTTTCAGACGACCTTAAACAACTTAGACAGCAGCAACGCCAGCTCGCAGGCCCAATTAAAACAGACCTTACAAAGCGCCTACGCAGCATTCCAAAAGCAGACCAACCTGATCAGTCAGGAAAATCTGACCGCGCTCAAACAAATTCAAACCGAACAAGCCAAAAACAACCAGCGCCTCAGCCAACTCAGCGACCAAGTGAACCAGACCATTCAAGAGACGATGGCCCAAGTCGCTGA
- the mobC gene encoding plasmid mobilization relaxosome protein MobC → MNELQNLASTKKTTQVHRQASKQINFRVSEPDYLKLARSAQTLNLSVPAFVKKKAQGARLVAPKIAAQDAQNITHQLAKIGGNLNQLAHHANQGGQIDPQALKDLQNEVQRVWQQLT, encoded by the coding sequence GTGAACGAACTGCAAAATCTGGCTAGCACAAAAAAGACGACTCAGGTTCATCGTCAGGCTAGCAAACAAATTAATTTTCGGGTGAGTGAACCGGACTATTTAAAGCTGGCGCGTTCCGCGCAAACTTTAAATCTGTCCGTGCCGGCTTTTGTCAAAAAGAAGGCCCAGGGGGCGCGCTTAGTTGCCCCTAAGATTGCTGCCCAAGATGCCCAGAACATCACTCATCAGTTAGCTAAAATTGGCGGTAATCTTAATCAATTGGCCCATCATGCTAATCAAGGTGGTCAAATCGATCCCCAAGCATTAAAGGATTTACAAAACGAGGTGCAACGCGTATGGCAACAACTCACATAA